A stretch of Apodemus sylvaticus chromosome 18, mApoSyl1.1, whole genome shotgun sequence DNA encodes these proteins:
- the LOC127668754 gene encoding myeloid-associated differentiation marker-like, which yields MADMPATVTHTTFTKSLSPGLDSLIIVASPRALIKPLGLLRLLQLSSTGMAFLLVVYMGAWMGPMGSWCLFSWCFSFAMTLIVLAVELAGLQRRLPLSWQDFPITCACYAVLFCLSSSVIYPITYVRFMSHDHVRNYAVCAIIFSCISCVSYATEVTWTHSRPGDIAGYMASTTGMLKVFESFVACIIFLFLNNPQLYRQEPALEWCLAVYIICFILTVVVILLYLGKCTSILPIPVPTFLTGMSFLCVLLYTTVIVLWPLYKFNEGFHGVPHRDMDSSCNYKHAHSVCAWDRQLAVTFLTGVNLLAYTADFMNSS from the coding sequence ATGGCAGACATGCCAGCAACGGTGACTCACACCACCTTCACGAAGTCGTTATCCCCAGGCCTGGACTCTTTGATTATCGTGGCTTCCCCTCGGGCACTGATTAAGCCTCTGGGTCTTCTCCGGCTGTTGCAGTTGTCGTCTACCGGCATGGCTTTCTTACTAGTGGTCTATATGGGTGCCTGGATGGGCCCCATGGGAAGCTGGTGCCTTTTCTCATGGTGTTTCAGCTTCGCCATGACACTGATCGTCCTGGCGGTGGAGTTGGCTGGACTCCAGAGACGCTTGCCCCTGTCCTGGCAGGATTTCCCCATCACCTGTGCCTGCTATGCTGTACTCTTCTGCCTGTCCTCGTCCGTCATCTACCCTATTACCTATGTGCGCTTCATGTCTCACGATCACGTCAGAAATTATGCTGTCTGCGCCATTATCTTCTCGTGCATCTCTTGTGTGTCTTATGCGACAGAAGTGACCTGGACTCATTCAAGGCCTGGAGATATCGCTGGCTACATGGCTTCTACAACTGGGATGCTCAAGGTTTTCGAGTCCTTCGTAGCTTGcatcatctttctcttcctcaacAACCCACAACTGTATAGGCAGGAACCTGCCCTGGAGTGGTGCCTGGCCGTGTACATCATATGTTTCATCCTGACTGTGGTGGTGATTCTGCTCTACCTGGGGAAATGCACCAGCATCCTGCCCATCCCAGTCCCCACCTTCTTGACCGGCATGAgtttcctgtgtgtcctcttgtACACCACCGTCAtcgtcctctggcctctgtacaaGTTTAATGAAGGGTTTCATGGTGTGCCCCATCGAGACATGGATTCGAGCTGCAATTATAAACATGCCCACTCCGTGTGTGCCTGGGACCGCCAGCTGGCAGTGACATTCTTGACTGGAGTCAACCTGCTGGCATATACTGCTGACTTCATGAACTCTAGCTAG